A DNA window from Drosophila biarmipes strain raj3 chromosome 2R, RU_DBia_V1.1, whole genome shotgun sequence contains the following coding sequences:
- the LOC108022940 gene encoding sarcosine dehydrogenase, mitochondrial: MWRHRILQQTSRRGISSQVKADGGAARRGPSGSLPASADVVVIGGGSAGCHTLYHLARRDVKAVLLERAQLTAGTTWHTAGLLWRLRPNDVDIQLLANSRRMLQGLEEETGLDPGWIQNGGIFIAHNETRLDEYRRLATVGSALGIENQILSPEETQKLFPLLDPAAFVGALYSPGDGVMDPAMLCAALKKAATNLGGQVIESCGVDDLLVEQTARGKRVVGVATPFGDIKAEKVVNATGVWGRDLVAKHGSHLPLVPMKHAYIVSESIPGVRGLPNIRDHDYSTYFRIQGDAICMGGYEPNPILLEPVPKDFHFGLYELDWSVFETHIEGAQKLCPSYAKYGVKSTVCGPESFTPDHKPLMGPDPILDGLYHNCGFNSAGMMFGGGCGEQTALWVIQGQPDLPMFGFDLRRFTQEQGKASQWIREKSHESYVKNYSMVFKYDQPLAGRDFQKDPLHEEMTKAGAVMEEKQGWERPGFFLPSGSKKALAQPYDWYGSYGHQRNKESEYEKVLEGDLHYSRFSEYHDLIGSEALACRNNAVVFNMSYFAKLLLEGPQAQEAADWLFSANTNRDPSKTVYTCALNDAGGVEADVTISRLASGSGEVHDPKFDGQGFYIVAGGASAFYTYSSLSAEIRRRGFNAGLKDLTAELGVISIQGPNSRKILQPLIDCDLSDEQVPPNSTRLAKFGDVGLRLLRVSFVGELGYELHVPKQDCVAVYWNLMKAGAGQDLRNAGYRSLYSLSSEKGYHLWSFDLRPDDTPLEAGLGFTCRKTGSEYRGKAAIEKQRTEGLKKRLVYLTLQDRVPIWGLEGVYRNGEPVGILRRAEYAYTLGKPLGQAYISRPDGQIIDADYIKSGEYEVDILCQKHRADCHLRSPFDPTGQRVLGNYATESETQPNRK; the protein is encoded by the exons ATGTGGCGCCATCGCATCCTGCAGCAGACATCCCGCCGGGGGATCAGCAGTCAAGTGAAAGCAGATGGAGGGGCAGCACGTCGGGGGCCCAGTGGATCCCTGCCAGCCTCGGCGGATGTGGTGGTTATTGGCGGTGGCTCGGCGGGCTGTCACACCCTGTATCACCTGGCGCGACGTGATGTCAAAGCCGTGCTCCTGGAACGTGCCCAACTGACGGCCGGGACCACCTGGCACACCGCCGGATTACTGTGGCGCCTGCGTCCCAACGATGTGGATATTCAGCTGCTGGCCAATTCGCGGCGCATGCTCCAGGGATTGGAGGAGGAAACTGGCTTAGATCCGGGTTGGATTCAAAATGGCGGCATATTCATTGCGCACAACGAAACGCGGCTGGATGAGTATCGCAGACTGGCCACCGTGGGTTCGGCTCTGGGCATCGAAAACCAGATCTTGAGCCCAGAGGAGACCCAAAAGTTGTTCCCCCTCCTGGATCCCGCGGCCTTTGTGGGAGCTCTCTACTCTCCTGGTGATGGTGTCATGGATCCAGCAATGCTGTGTGCTGCTCTCAAGAAGGCAGCCACCAATCTTGGAGGGCAGGTGATCGAGAGCTGTGGAGTGGATGACCTGCTGGTGGAGCAGACTGCGAGGGGTAAGAGAGTGGTGGGTGTGGCTACTCCTTTTGGGGACATCAAGGCGGAGAAGGTAGTGAATGCCACCGGGGTGTGGGGTCGTGATCTGGTGGCCAAGCATGGTTCCCATCTGCCCCTGGTGCCCATGAAGCATGCCTATATTGTGTCCGAGTCCATTCCCGGAGTGAGGGGACTGCCCAACATCAGAGACCACGACTACTCCACCTACTTCCGCATACAAGGAGACGCCATCTGCATGGGTGGCTATGAGCCGAATCCCATACTCCTGGAACCCGTGCCCAAGGACTTCCATTTTGGCCTCTACGAACTGGATTGGTCGGTGTTCGAGACTCACATCGAGGGAGCCCAGAAACTGTGTCCCAGCTATGCGAAATATGGAGTGAAGAGCACGGTCTGCGGTCCCGAATCCTTTACACCCGATCACAAACCCCTGATGGGTCCGGATCCGATTCTGGATGGTCTGTACCACAACTGTGGCTTCAATTCGGCGGGCATGATGTTTGGAGGTGGCTGCGGTGAGCAGACGGCTCTGTGGGTCATCCAGGGTCAGCCGGATCTGCCCATGTTCGGCTTCGACCTGCGGAGATTCACCCAGGAGCAGGGCAAAGCCTCCCAGTGGATCAGGGAGAAGTCCCACGAGAGCTACGTGAAGAACTACAGCATGGTCTTTAAGTACGATCAGCCCTTGGCGGGTCGGGATTTCCAAAAGGATCCACTGCACGAGGAGATGACCAAGGCGGGAGCTGTGATGGAGGAGAAGCAGGGTTGGGAGAGGCCTGGATTCTTCCTGCCCTCCGGTTCCAAGAAGGCATTGGCTCAACCGTATGACTGGTACGGAAGCTATGGCCACCAGAGAAACAAGGAGAGTGAATACGAGAAGGTTCTGGAGGGCGATCTTCACTACAGCAGATTCTCGGAGTACCACGATCTG ATTGGTTCAGAGGCATTGGCCTGTCGAAACAACGCCGTGGTGTTCAACATGAGCTACTTCGCCAAGCTCCTGCTCGAGGGTCCCCAGGCTCAGGAGGCCGCCGACTGGCTCTTCTCGGCCAACACCAATCGGGATCCCAGCAA AACCGTTTACACCTGTGCCCTAAACGATGCTGGCGGTGTGGAGGCTGATGTGACCATTTCCCGCCTAGCGAGTGGTTCCGGTGAGGTCCACGATCCCAAGTTCGATGGCCAGGGCTTCTACATTGTGGCTGGTGGCGCCTCTGCCTTCTACACATACAGCTCTCTGTCGGCGGAGATCCGTAGGAGGGGCTTCAATGCTGGTCTGAAGGACCTGACTGCCGAACTAGGAGTAATTTCCATTCAAGGACCCAACAGCCGGAAGATTCTCCAACCCCTCATCGACTGCGATCTGTCCGATGAGCAGGTGCCTCCGAATAGCACTCGCTTGGCCAAATTCGGAGATGTGGGTCTCCGCCTGCTCCGGGTGAGCTTTGTGGGCGAACTTGGCTACGAGCTGCATGTGCCCAAGCAGGATTGTGTGGCCGTCTATTGGAACCTGATGAAGGCGGGTGCCGGGCAGGATTTGCGCAATGCTGGCTACCGATCACTGTACTCCCTCAGCAGCGAGAAGGGCTACCACTTGTGGAGCTTCGACCTGCGACCGGATGACACTCCCCTGGAAGCCGGCCTGGGGTTCACCTGCCGCAAAACTGGATCCGAATACCGTGGCAAGGCGGCCATCGAAAAGCAGCGAACTGAGGGCCTGAAGAAGCGCCTGGTTTACTTGACGCTCCAGGATCGGGTGCCCATCTGGGGTCTGGAGGGCGTCTACCGGAATGGCGAACCCGTGGGCATCTTGCGACGAGCTGAGTACGCCTATACCCTGGGAAAACCCCTCGGACAGGCGTACATTTCCCGGCCAGATGGGCAGATCATCGATGCGGATTACATAAAGAGTGGGGAGTACGAGGTGGACATCTTGTGCCAGAAACATCGCGCCGACTGCCACTTGCGCAGCCCATTCGATCCCACCGGCCAACGGGTTCTCGGTAACTATGCAACCGAGTCCGAGACCCAACCGAATCGTAAATAA
- the LOC108022941 gene encoding sodium-independent sulfate anion transporter — protein sequence MRSNEDNLYREQLPNLGSLIRDGGRKLCRPATVTNKFPILKWLPRYRLEYIMQDFIAGFTVGLTTIPQAIAYGVVAGLEPQYGLYSAFMGCFTYIFFGSCKDVTIATTAIMALMVNQYATISPDYAVLVCFLAGCIVLILGLLNMGVLVRFISIPVITGFTMAAATTIGSAQINNIVGLSSRSNDLLPAWKNFFTHLPSIRVWDALLGVSSLVFLLLMTRVKDIKWGNRIFWKYLGLSRNALAVIFGTFLAYILSRDGNQPFRVTGNITAGVPPFRLPPFSTTVNGEYVSFGDMISTVGASLGSIPLISILEIVAISKAFSKGKIVDASQEMVALGMCNIMGSFVLSMPVTGSFTRTAVNNASGVKTPLGGAVTGALVLMALAFLTQTFYYIPKCTLAAIIIAAMISLVELHKIKDMWKSKKKDLFPFVVTVITCMFWSLEYGILCGIAANMVYILYSSARPHVDIKLEKINGHEVSVVDVKQKLDYASAEYLKEKVVRFLNNQNGETQLVVIRGEEINSIDYTVAMNIVSMKGDLEALNCAMICWNWNIASAGVVCRLNSDLRPIFKFDLTLDEVVAGHFDSPSHTASTVTIEA from the exons ATGAGAAGCAACGAGG ATAATCTGTACCGGGAGCAGCTGCCCAACTTGGGCTCCCTTATCAGGGACGGAGGCCGCAAGCTGTGTCGTCCGGCGACCGTGACCAACAAGTTCCCCATCCTGAAGTGGCTGCCGCGCTACCGGCTGGAGTACATCATGCAGGACTTCATCGCGGGATTCACGGTGGGTCTGACCACCATTCCGCAGGCGATTGCCTATGGAGTGGTGGCCGGCTTGGAGCCACAGTATGGCCTGTACTCCGCCTTCATGGGCTGCTTCACCTACATCTTTTTCGGTTCCTGCAAGGATGTCACAATTG CTACCACTGCCATCATGGCCTTAATGGTCAACCAGTACGCCACCATTTCTCCGGACTACGCTGTGCTGGTGTGCTTCCTGGCTGGCTGCATTGTGCTCATCCTGGGGCTGCTCAACATGGGCGTCCTGGTGAGGTTCATCTCGATTCCAGTGATCACGGGCTTCACCATGGCGGCGGCCACCACAATTGGCAGTGCCCAGATCAACAACATTGTGGGTCTGAGCA GTCGTTCGAACGACCTGCTGCCCGCCTGGAAGAACTTCTTCACCCACTTGCCGTCAATTAGGGTGTGGGATGCCCTGCTGGGCGTCTCTTCCCTCGTTTTCCTGCTGCTCATGACG CGCGTAAAGGACATCAAATGGGGCAACCGGATATTCTGGAAGTACCTTGGCCTCTCCCGCAACGCCCTGGCCGTGATCTTCGGCACCTTCCTGGCCTACATCCTGAGTCGAGATGGCAACCAGCCCTTCCGGGTCACGGGAAACATTACGGCCGGAGTGCCGCCCTTCCGCCTGCCCCCCTTCAGCACCACTGTGAATGGGGAGTACGTTTCCTTTGGCGACATGATCAGTACCGTAGGTGCTTCGCTGGGCTCCATTCCCCTGATCTCGATCCTGGAGATTGTGGCCATTTCCAAGGCCTTCT caaaaggaaaaattgTGGACGCCTCACAGGAGATGGTGGCCCTGGGAATGTGCAACATCATGGGCAGCTTTGTGCTCTCCATGCCCGTGACGGGATCCTTCACCCGCACGGCTGTGAACAATGCCAGTGGCGTGAAAACGCCTCTGGGAGGAGCAGTCACCGGCGCCCTGGTGCTCATGGCACTGGCTTTCCTCACCCAAACCTTCTACTACATTCCCAAGTGCACCCTGGCTGCCATTATTATCGCAGCCATGATATCGCTGGTGGAGCTGCACAAGATCAAGGACATGTGGAAGTCGAAGA AGAAGGACCTCTTCCCCTTTGTGGTCACTGTTATCACCTGCATGTTCTGGAGTTTGGAGTATGGAATACTCTGTGGCATTGCTGCTAATATGGTCTATATTCTCTATAGCAGTGCCCGCCCCCATGTAGACATCAAACTGGAGAAG ATCAATGGTCACGAAGTGAGCGTGGTGGATGTGAAACAGAAGTTGGACTATGCATCCGCGGAGTATCTCAAGGAGAAGGTGGTGCGGTTCCTCAATAACCAGAATGGGGAGACGCAGCTGGTGGTCATCAGGGGCGAGGAGATCAACTCCATTGACTACACAGTGGCCATG AACATTGTCTCCATGAAGGGGGATCTGGAGGCCCTCAACTGCGCCATGATCTGCTGGAACTGGAACATCGCCTCCGCCGGAGTTGTTTGCCGTTTGAACAGCGATCTGCGACCCATCTTCAAGTTCGATTTGACGCTGGACGAGGTGGTGGCTGGCCACTTCGACAGTCCCTCGCACACAGCCTCCACAGTGACCATCGAGGCCTAG
- the LOC108022384 gene encoding WD repeat-containing protein 5, producing MELSKIVGTGNPGNGTTIPIPVSSGNPFKVPLPPLSTPPAKPNPSPSPGYAIKKSLQGHTSCVSAVKFSTDGGQLVSGSDDKLLIVWDVEAGRCLQTLAGHGRGVNDVAWSAAGLLASCSDDKTVRLWDPRSGLCARTLEGHGGYVFACCFNPQSNLLASTSFDETVRLWDVRTGKSLKTVTGHLDPITSVDFNRDGSLFVTSSFDGLVRLWDSSTGHVLKTLIEDDNTPVGHVKFSPNGRYILASTMNSTLKLWNYQKPKCLRVYRGHVNSAYCLTSNFSITAGIWIVAGSEDDTLCIWNLQTKELVQKASTQGDQVICTDCHPKANVIATGAVRNTFAIRIWQSSE from the coding sequence ATGGAATTGTCTAAAATAGTCGGAACTGGAAACCCCGGAAATGGAACCACCATTCCTATCCCGGTTTCCTCGGGGAATCCCTTCAAGGTGCCCTTGCCGCCCCTCAGTACGCCGCCCGCCAAGCCGAATCCCTCTCCTTCCCCGGGCTACGCCATCAAGAAATCCCTCCAAGGACACACTAGCTGCGTTTCGGCAGTGAAGTTCAGTACGGATGGCGGGCAACTGGTCAGTGGATCGGACGACAAGCTGCTCATAGTGTGGGACGTGGAGGCTGGCAGATGCCTCCAAACGCTGGCCGGGCACGGAAGGGGCGTCAACGATGTGGCCTGGTCGGCGGCGGGTTTACTGGCCAGCTGCAGCGATGACAAGACCGTCCGTCTCTGGGATCCTCGCAGTGGACTCTGCGCCAGAACGCTGGAGGGGCACGGCGGCTACGTCTTCGCCTGCTGCTTCAATCCGCAGTCCAACCTGCTGGCCTCCACCAGCTTCGACGAAACCGTGCGGCTCTGGGATGTGCGCACGGGGAAAAGCCTCAAAACAGTGACCGGCCACCTGGACCCCATCACTTCGGTGGACTTCAACCGCGATGGCAGTCTCTTCGTCACCAGCAGCTTCGATGGCCTGGTGCGCCTGTGGGACTCGAGCACCGGTCATGTGCTGAAGACCCTCATCGAGGACGACAACACGCCGGTGGGCCATGTGAAGTTCTCGCCCAACGGCCGCTACATCCTGGCCTCCACCATGAACAGTACCCTCAAGCTGTGGAACTACCAGAAGCCCAAGTGCCTGCGGGTCTATCGCGGTCACGTCAATTCGGCCTACTGCCTGACCTCCAACTTCTCCATCACCGCGGGCATTTGGATTGTCGCGGGCAGCGAGGACGACACCCTATGCATTTGGAACCTGCAGACCAAGGAGCTGGTCCAGAAGGCCAGCACCCAGGGCGACCAGGTGATCTGCACCGACTGCCATCCCAAGGCGAATGTGATAGCCACCGGCGCAGTGAGGAACACTTTCGCCATCAGAATCTGGCAGAGCAGCGAGTAG
- the LOC108023061 gene encoding kinesin-like protein subito, whose translation MDMKEEVSGVPKRETRSFLMARDPSIDRRFRPRPNKKMRLFDNIQESEEESFSEYSDTESDYKYQTTGTTEGASCATSTADSSSVESGPQVFMRVRPVKDASKAYIISEDASVLITSCKMDSTSNNVNRMEKHFGFTSIFDSTVGQRDIYNVCVGPKIMEEECVTIMTYGTSGSGKTYTLLGDDVRAGIIPRALEHIFTMYNDTIFRSPKLKLINGCIVFLQDDASLKELQIRKKLLDLCPDIGAHHKRLKQVIDGDHTFETKSSTDVSVLVWVSFVEIYNELVYDLLAIPPKQDKLGEVPRKNLKIVGNKGQVFIKGLTSVFVTSSEEALRLLRLGQQRSTYASTSVNANSSRSHCVFTVDILKYNRSGITTQSSYKFCDLAGSERVNNTGTSGLRLKEAKNINTSLMVLGRCLDAASTVQKKKNADIIPYRDSKLTMLLQAALLGKEKLAMIVTITPLDKYYEENLNVLNFASIAKNIIFKEPVVKQHRVSFCGFMEFSKMSTYEGGDEYTKELEDENVRLRLEIEQLRYDHVLQMQLLEEKLRGELTATYQEIIQNNKKQYEDECEKKLLIAQRESDFMLSSQKRRFEEQIEDLKDEIEELKNPTGDSDSSDDAEDSKSPIEIIDDD comes from the exons ATGGATATGAAGGAGGAGGTTTCGGGGGTGCCCAAGCGGGAGACGCGCTCCTTCCTGATGGCCCGCGATCCATCCATCGACCGCCGCTTCCGGCCGCGACCCAACAAAAAGATGCGTCTGTTCGACAACATTCAGGAGTCGGAGGAGGAGAGCTTCTCCGAGTACTCGGACACAGAATCGGACTACAAATACCAGACTACCGGAACGACGGAGGGAGCCTCGTGCGCCACCAGTACGGCGGACAGCAGCAGCGTGGAGTCGGGCCCGCAGGTCTTTATGCGCGTGCGTCCCGTAAAGGATGCCTCCAAGGCGTACATCATCTCCGAGGATGCCAGTGTACTCATCACCAGCTGCAAGATGGATTCCACCAGCAACAACGTCAACCGCATGGAGAAACACTTTGGCTTCACCTCGATCTTTGACAGCACCGTTGGGCAGCGGGACATCTACAACGTCTGTGTGGGCCCCAAGATCATGGAGGAGGAGTGCGTGACCATCATGACGTACGGCACCTCGGGCTCCGGGAAAACCTATACCTTGTTGG GGGACGATGTTCGTGCTGGAATCATTCCGCGTGCTCTGGAGCACATATTCACCATGTACAACGACACCATCTTCCGGTCACCCAAGCTAAAGCTGATCAACGGCTGCATAGTCTTCCTGCAGGACGACGCCTCGCTGAAGGAGCTGCAGATTAGGAAAAAGCTTCTGGACTTGTGCCCGGATATCGGTGCTCATCACAAACGCCTGAAGCAGGTCATTGATGGGGATCACACATTCGAGACGAAGTCCTCCACCGACGTTTCCGTCTTGGTTTGGGTGTCCTTTGTTGAGATCTACAACGAACTTGTGTACGATTTGCTGGCCATTCCGCCGAAGCAGGACAAGCTGGGCGAGGTGCCGCGGAAGAACCTGAAGATTGTGGGCAACAAGGGCCAGGTGTTCATCAAGGGGCTGACCAGTGTGTTTGTGACGAGCAGCGAGGAGGCGCTTCGCCTGCTCCGACTGGGCCAACAGCGCTCCACGTATGCCTCCACCTCTGTGAACGCCAACTCCAGTCGGTCCCACTGTGTCTTCACTGTGGACATACTAAAGTACAATCGCTCAGGCATCACCACCCAGAGTTCCTACAAGTTCTGCGACCTGGCGGGTTCAGAGCGGGTAAACAACACGGGAACCTCAGGCCTGCGCCTAAAGGAGGCCAAGAACATCAACACCTCGCTGATGGTGCTAGGCCGCTGCCTGGATGCGGCAAGCACAGTGCAGAAGAAGAAGAACGCCGACATTATTCCTTACCGCGACTCCAAACTCACGATGCTGCTGCAGGCGGCATTGCTGGGTAAGGAGAAGTTGGCTATGATCGTGACGATCACTCCGCTGGACAAATACTACGAAGAGAACCTGAACGTCCTGAACTTTGCCTCCATTGCGAAGAACATCATCTTCAAGGAACCCGTGGTCAAGCAGCATCGCGTCAGCTTCTGCGGCTTCatggaattttcaaagatGTCCACTTATGAAGGCGGCGACGAGTATACCAAGGAGTTGGAGGACGAGAATGTTCGCCTACGGTTGGAGATTGAACAGCTGCGCTACGATCATGTCCTTCAAATGCAACTGCTGGAGGAGAAACTGCGGGGTGAACTCACTGCCACTTACCAGGAGATAATCCAAAACAACAAGAAGCAATATGAAGATGAGTGCGAGAAGAAGCTACTGATTGCTCAGAGGGAATCGGACTTCATG CTTTCATCTCAGAAAAGGCGGTTTGAAGAGCAAATAGAAGACCTCAAGGATGAGATAGAGGAACTTAAAAATCCCACAGGCGACTCGGACAGTTCCGATGACGCTGAAGATTCCAAGTCTCCCATTGAAATCATCGATGATGATTAG
- the LOC108023062 gene encoding uncharacterized protein LOC108023062 produces MWAALKVVLLWIPVLVTGSTVDFICETAAEYSLSVIILLNDHCPEIWIKEIFQNPRIPVVILSTTDVYVKSQEFSRPLHVQCLPGQDLQQDLELLQKEINPLKDFPTQKKLIYVTNRSADGTRMESLLETFYRRRMPNIIGLLAADEHLYFYRYNSYPTFKTEQLPLQSSIIFDREFPNMQGHPLIVMPDQWLPRSILYADRRTGKQVLAGSVGRFIHVLAWKLNATLQLAPTVTSGRFLHAADLQKLGKSMCIDVPASMSMVERGEQLARTSYPLELTHICLMIPVAQEIPLRDIYFLLSSVSNMLLAVGIVFTYGLVFSLIRKINNRDVHLADFLLNDRALRGILGQSFRMPSPRSSSSRWIYVVLGIVGLNVSSIFEAALETMMAHPPREFQARSFSDLQRTRIPLVTTEDDLHTLVDLHLTLLVVNVSEYHHLRNGRNSSNSYFASRLHWTLFSEQQKRFSRELFIYSMDACLWSLALFSFQWPQSSLFADPVSKLILDVRANGLYQFWVGMHHFDMTEAGLASMEDPSLRRNEVMETSALQLVDLQWVWLAYGTLLGIALLIFLLEVSWRSISGSLFIHTFIG; encoded by the coding sequence ATGTGGGCAGCACTGAAAGTGGTTCTTCTTTGGATTCCTGTCCTGGTTACAGGCTCAACAGTGGATTTTATTTGTGAAACAGCAGCAGAATATTCACTTTCTGTAATAATATTACTAAATGATCATTGTCCTGAAATCTGGATAAAGGAAATCTTTCAAAATCCAAGAATTCCAGTGGTCATCCTCTCAACTACCGATGTTTATGTGAAATCTCAGGAGTTTTCTCGACCGCTACATGTTCAGTGCCTTCCTGGACAGGATCTGCAGCAGGATCTGGAGCTACTCCAAAAAGAAATTAATCCTTTGAAGGACTTTCCTACTCAAAAGAAGCTTATCTATGTAACCAATAGATCCGCTGATGGAACCCGAATGGAATCCCTCCTTGAAACCTTCTACAGGCGAAGGATGCCAAACATCATTGGACTCTTAGCTGCAGATGAGCATCTTTACTTCTACAGATATAACTCATATCCTACTTTCAAAACAGAGCAGCTCCCTCTTCAATCTTCAATCATCTTTGACCGGGAATTCCCCAACATGCAAGGTCATCCTCTGATTGTCATGCCCGACCAATGGCTTCCTCGTTCTATACTCTATGCGGACAGACGAACGGGTAAGCAAGTCCTGGCTGGATCTGTGGGCCGGTTTATCCATGTGCTGGCCTGGAAACTCAACGCTACTCTGCAGCTTGCCCCGACGGTGACTTCTGGGCGCTTCCTCCATGCCGCTGACCTGCAGAAGCTGGGCAAGAGCATGTGCATTGACGTTCCTGCCAGTATGTCGATGGTAGAGCGAGGAGAGCAGTTGGCTCGCACCAGTTATCCTCTGGAGCTGACCCACATCTGTCTGATGATCCCGGTGGCCCAGGAAATTCCCCTGAGGGACATATACTTCCTCCTGAGCAGTGTTTCCAACATGCTACTGGCTGTGGGCATTGTTTTCACCTACGGATTAGTTTTCAGCCTCATCCGGAAGATAAACAATCGCGATGTCCATCTGGCTGACTTTCTGCTGAATGACAGAGCCTTACGTGGAATATTGGGCCAGTCCTTCAGGATGCCTTCGCCGAGAAGTAGTTCCAGCAGGTGGATATACGTGGTGCTGGGAATTGTGGGTCTCAACGTGAGCAGCATCTTTGAGGCAGCCTTGGAAACGATGATGGCGCATCCGCCGCGGGAATTTCAAGCCCGGAGTTTCAGTGATCTCCAGCGCACGCGAATTCCTTTGGTTACCACCGAAGATGACTTGCACACTTTGGTGGATCTTCATCTGACCTTGCTGGTGGTCAATGTGAGTGAGTACCATCACCTGAGAAATGGCCGGAACTCAAGCAACAGCTACTTCGCCTCTCGATTGCATTGGACTTTGTTCAGTGAGCAGCAGAAGCGCTTCTCCCGGGAGCTGTTCATTTACTCCATGGACGCCTGCCTGTGGTCGCTGGCTTTGTTCTCCTTCCAGTGGCCGCAGAGCTCCTTATTCGCAGATCCAGTCAGCAAACTCATCCTGGACGTGAGGGCCAATGGGCTGTATCAGTTCTGGGTGGGAATGCATCACTTCGACATGACAGAGGCCGGTTTGGCCAGCATGGAAGATCCCAGTCTGCGGCGGAATGAAGTGATGGAGACTTCCGCCTTGCAGTTGGTCGACCTGCAGTGGGTGTGGTTGGCCTACGGAACGCTCCTCGGGATTGCGCTGCTGATATTCCTGCTGGAGGTTTCCTGGAGGAGCATCTCTGGTTCTCTATTCATTCACACATTTATTGGATAA